One window of Lemur catta isolate mLemCat1 chromosome 3, mLemCat1.pri, whole genome shotgun sequence genomic DNA carries:
- the JUN gene encoding transcription factor AP-1, with amino-acid sequence MTAKMETTFYDDALNASFLQSESGAYGYSNPKILKQSMTLNLADPVGSLKPHLRAKNSDLLTSPDVGLLKLASPELERLIIQSSNGHITTTPTPTQFLCPKNVTDEQEGFAEGFVRALAELHSQNTLPSVTSAAQPVSGAGMVAPAVASVAGGSGSGGFSASLHSEPPVYANLSNFNPGALSSGGGAPSYGAAGLAFPAQPQQQQQPPQPPHHLPQQMPVQHPRLQALKEEPQTVPEMPGETPPLSPIDMESQERIKAERKRMRNRIAASKCRKRKLERIARLEEKVKTLKAQNSELASTANMLREQVAQLKQKVMNHVNSGCQLMLTQQLQTF; translated from the coding sequence ATGACTGCAAAGATGGAAACGACCTTCTACGACGATGCCCTCAACGCCTCGTTCCTCCAGTCCGAGAGCGGCGCGTACGGCTACAGTAACCCCAAGATCCTGAAACAGAGCATGACCCTGAATTTGGCCGACCCGGTGGGCAGCCTGAAGCCGCACCTCCGCGCCAAAAACTCGGACCTCCTCACCTCTCCCGACGTGGGGCTGCTGAAGTTGGCGTCGCCCGAGCTGGAGCGCCTGATAATCCAGTCCAGCAATGGGCACATCACCACCACGCCGACCCCCACCCAGTTCCTGTGCCCCAAGAACGTGACGGACGAGCAGGAGGGCTTCGCCGAGGGCTTCGTGCGCGCCCTGGCCGAACTGCACAGCCAGAACACGCTGCCCAGCGTCACGTCCGCGGCGCAGCCGGTCAGCggggcgggcatggtggctcccgcGGTGGCCTCGGTGGCGGGCGGCAGTGGCAGCGGCGGCTTCAGCGCCAGCCTGCACAGCGAGCCACCGGTCTACGCCAACCTCAGCAACTTCAACCCGGGCGCGCTGAGCAGCGGCGGCGGGGCGCCCTCCTACGGCGCGGCCGGCCTGGCCTTTCCCGCgcagccccagcagcagcagcagccgccgcAGCCGCCGCACCACCTGCCCCAGCAGATGCCTGTGCAGCACCCGCGGCTGCAGGCCCTGAAGGAGGAGCCGCAGACAGTGCCCGAGATGCCCGGCGAGACGCCGCCCCTGTCCCCCATCGACATGGAGTCCCAGGAGCGGATCAAGGCGGAGAGGAAGCGCATGAGGAACCGCATCGCTGCCTCCAAGTGCCGGAAAAGGAAGCTGGAGAGGATCGCCCGGCTGGAGGAAAAAGTGAAAACCTTGAAAGCGCAGAACTCGGAGCTGGCGTCCACAGCCAACATGCTCAGGGAACAGGTGGCACAGCTTAAACAGAAAGTCATGAACCACGTTAACAGTGGATGCCAACTCATGCTAACGCAGCAGTTGCAAACATTTTGA